From Triticum urartu cultivar G1812 chromosome 2, Tu2.1, whole genome shotgun sequence, a single genomic window includes:
- the LOC125534917 gene encoding uncharacterized protein LOC125534917, producing MPRERIDADTIDEAVSNVIPYLEDTSNTTHKAIYFDGAGGLAASAVLRAIAQDPPPSLLKKFDKIIHVDCSRWKSRRALQRTIAQELKLPQRVMDIFDRQDEEDDFRGVVESSRGEIAVIAREIHNALREHISLVVFHNGSNNMVGLTDSGIPQAPIFDVKVLWTFRGRLRLNQGISEKVDPSHLFLYDEYSTLGWNYLLQLEAREIAGYTDNLGEIVEECYLYLLSLNYQGGNVMDYNWATHSSNYWVCDGIIQGGQGDEAWKVAAALHQDIDMEDYASNTLPSFGDELKTPPKRWILAKDSSVVQPGSTSVFLAAVARGPDPPLRTLPNDMFHQSDKLRVLKLCHCTFSFSAPPFCCCHNLRFLGLDGCKDQRAEEDEKQDRPAMEFFENLWVLDICHTDWELDLATYITEKMAANIREVHIKKGRIWCHSFAWRQLKNLQKLLVIEPTRPWQTGGKDEFTDTVKMEFLNLSGNRTLQVLPNLSKATSLKTLVLDACVGLEHLGPEALPPLLESFSLDVGGVEDHSKEAQISRISMAGCARLSNFKLGGSLPNLEELDLSGTGVKTLDLTTQVVQVPCLQRVMLLGCEQLRAVLWPEKEMPQLCFLCIDTRGGEEVGRIPPDFEKFKKGHCQAYVAMVDIKFIQILTQTTYINTFWNMGTNKFSLNLCISASGQWCNKGKMGSGNCGNILGPALPKSLIPNHCYDVFSMDNITIDHDYNSAAKFQPLARHVEIGEGISNTSMESTQGNKAIIFVMDKAESLHVHDNYSINTIIPECTMTIEDKKLGWSRLQQCRVERCPKLDTVFATNYDIFCFEELQNFWAADLLMASCVWSRGNIVSAKDTRSFVNLQSIHLYSCPRLKSVLPLSWAAPGSYFPNLETLHIVSCGDLDKVFPVELEFLTTISNDNRKGVLEFPELKHIYLHELYKLQHICEAKMYAPKLETMRVRGCWGLRRIPAVGQDIRPIVDCEKDWWEKLEWDGPEASHDPSLYDPRHSSYYKKPLPRFSVLW from the exons ATGCCTCGAGAG AGGATTGATGCGGACACCATTGATGAAGCGGTTAGTAATGTAATCCCTTATCTAGAGGATACAAGCAATACTACACACAAGGCCATCTATTTTGATGGAGCGGGTGGGCTGGCTGCTTCGGCGGTGCTTAGAGCCATAGCCCAAGACCCTCCACCATCTCTGCTCAAGAAATTCGACAAGATCATCCATGTCGATTGCTCAAGGTGGAAAAGTCGAAGAGCGCTCCAGAGGACAATCGCACAAGAACTCAAGCTTCCTCAACGGGTAATGGATATTTTTGACAGgcaagatgaagaagatgattTCAGGGGGGTAGTTGAAAGCTCCAGAGGTGAGATTGCAGTCATTGCGAGGGAGATTCATAATGCCCTACGAGAACACATATCCTTAGTGGTCTTCCATAATGGCAGCAACAATATGGTTGGGTTGACTGATTCTGGCATTCCTCAAGCGCCAATCTTTGATGTTAAGGTATTGTGGACATTCCGAGGAAGGCTTCGGCTCAACCAAGGAATTAGTGAGAAGGTGGATCCTTCGCATCTTTTCCTTTATGATGAGTACAGTACTCTCGGGTGGAATTATTTGCTGCAACTAGAGGCAAGAGAGATTGCTGGGTACACTGATAATCTTGGCGAAATAGTTGAAGAGTGTTACTTGTATCTGCTGTCATTAAATTATCAGGGAGGCAACGTAATGGACTACAACTGGGCCACCCATTCTTCCAACTATTGGGTTTGTGATGGGATTATACAGGGAGGTCAAGGTGATGAAGCATGGAAGGTTGCTGCTGCTCTACATCAAGATATAGATATGGAGGATTATGCATCTAATACATTGCCCTCTTTTGGTGATGAGTTGAAGACTCCTCCCAAACGATGGATACTGGCCAAGGACAGCTCTGTTGTGCAACCAGGGTCAACGTCTGTTTTCCTTGCTGCAGTCGCAAGAGGACCAGATCCACCATTAAGAACCTTACCTAATGACATGTTTCATCAATCGGACAAACTTCGGGTGCTCAAGTTATGTCATTGCACCTTCAGTTTTTCTGCACCTCCTTTTTGTTGTTGCCACAACTTAAGGTTCCTTGGATTAGATGGCTGCAAGGACCAGCGAGCAGAAGAAGATGAGAAGCAAGATAGACCGGCAATGGAATTTTTTGAGAACCTATGGGTACTAGACATATGCCACACGGATTGGGAGTTGGACTTAGCAACATACATAACAGAGAAGATGGCTGCAAACATTAGGGAGGTACATATAAAGAAAGGAAGGATTTGGTGCCACAGTTTTGCATGGCGACAACTGAAGAACCTTCAGAAGCTTCTAGTGATTGAACCTACAAGGCCTTGGCAGACAGGAGGAAAGGATGAATTTACGGATACAGTGAAGATGGAATTCCTCAACCTTTCTGGGAATAGGACACTACAAGTTTTGCCCAACCTGTCAAAAGCAACTAGCCTCAAGACCTTGGTTCTAGATGCTTGTGTTGGGTTGGAGCACCTTGGACCAGAAGCACTCCCTCCATTACTTGAATCATTCAGCTTGGATGTAGGAGGAGTAGAAGATCATTCCAAGGAAGCCCAAATAAGCCGCATCTCCATGGCCGGTTGTGCAAGATTGTCCAACTTCAAGCTAGGTGGATCACTTCCAAACCTTGAGGAGCTGGACCTCTCAGGCACAGGAGTCAAGACACTTGACCTCACAACTCAGGTGGTGCAGGTCCCATGTCTCCAACGAGTCATGCTATTGGGATGTGAGCAACTTCGTGCTGTGCTTTGGCCAGAAAAGGAGATGCCCCAACTATGTTTTCTCTGCATTGACACTCGAGGAGGAGAAGAGGTCGGAAGAATACCACCAGATTTTGAGAAGTTTAAAAAGGGTCATTGTCAAGCATATGTTGCTATGGTGGACATCAAATTCATCCAGATATTGACGCAAACAACTTACATTAATACGTTTTGGAACATGGGCACAAATAAATTTAGTCTAAACCTTTGCATTTCTGCTAGTGGACAGTGGTGCAACAAAGGAAAGATGGGTTCTGGTAACTGTGGGAATATATTGGGGCCAGCCCTACCAAAGTCATTAATCCCCAATCACTGTTATGATGTTTTTTCTATGGACAACATAACTATTGATCATGACTACAATAGTGCAGCGAAGTTTCAGCCGTTAGCCCGCCATGTGGAGATTGGTGAAGGAATTAGCAACACTAGCATGGAGAGCACACAAGGTAACAAGGCTATCATATTTGTGATGGACAAGGCTGAGAGTTTGCACGTGCACGATAATTATTCCATCAACACTATCATCCCTGAATGTACAATGACCATAGAAGATAAGAAACTTGGATGGTCTAGGCTGCAACAGTGCCGTGTGGAGAGATGCCCCAAGCTAGACACAGTCTTCGCCACTAACTATGATATCTTTTGCTTTGAAGAACTACAGAACTTTTGGGCGGCTGATCTGCTGATGGCGTCCTGTGTTTGGAGCAGAGGAAATATTGTCAGTGCCAAGGACACCCGTTCCTTCGTGAATCTGCAGAGCATACACCTCTACTCATGTCCAAGGCTCAAATCCGTGCTTCCATTATCATGGGCTGCTCCAGGCTCATATTTTCCCAACTTAGAGACCCTTCACATTGTCAGTTGTGGTGATCTCGACAAGGTATTCCCCGTGGAGCTAGAGTTCCTGACAACAATATCCAACGACAACCGAAAAGGTGTACTGGAGTTCCCAGAGCTGAAGCACATTTACCTGCATGAGCTCTATAAGCTGCAGCATATATGTGAAGCCAAGATGTATGCTCCCAAACTTGAGACCATGAGGGTCAGGGGATGCTGGGGTCTCCGGCGCATCCCTGCCGTCGGCCAAGACATCCGCCCTATCGTGGACTGCGAGAAGGACTGGTGGGAGAAGCTGGAGTGGGACGGGCCGGAGGCCAGCCATGACCCTTCCCTCTATGATCCCCGCCACTCATCATATTACAAGAAGCCCCTGCCTAGATTCTCGGTGCTCTGGTGA